In the genome of Nerophis ophidion isolate RoL-2023_Sa linkage group LG28, RoL_Noph_v1.0, whole genome shotgun sequence, the window ATCCTTTGTTGATGCTCAGCGCAAGTACACtcgtatgtcaatcaatcaatcaatgtttatttatatagccccaaatcacaaatgtctcaaaggactgcacaaatcattacgactaaaacatcctcggaagaacccacaaaagggcaaggaaaactcacacccagtgggacgccagtgacaatgctgactatgagaaaccttggagaggacctcagatgtgggcaacccccccctctaggggaccgaaagcaatggatgtcgagcgggtctaacatgatgctgtgaaagttcaatccatagtggctccaacacagccgcgagagttcagttcaaagcggatccaagacagcagcgagagtcccgtccacaggagaccatctcaagtggaggcggatcagcagcgtagagatgtccccaaccgatacacaggcgagcggtccatcctgggtcccgactctggacagccagtacttcatccatggtcatcggaccggaccccctccacaagggaaggggggacataggagaaagaaaagaagcggcagatctactggtctaaaaaggaggtctatttaaaggctagagtatacagatgagttttaaggtgagacttaaatgcttctactgaggtagcatctcaaacttttaccgggagggcattccagagtactggagcccgaacggaaaacgctctatagcccgcagacttttttcgggctctaggaatcactaataagccggagtcttttgaacgcagatttcttgccgggacatatggtacaatacaatcggcaagataggatggagctagaccgtgtagtattttatacgttattagtaaaaccttaaagtcacatcttaagtgcacaggaagccagtgcaggtgagccagtacaggcgtaatgtgatcaaactttcttgttcttgtcaaaagtctagcagccgcattttgtaccaactgtaatcttttaatgctagacatggggagacccgaaaataatacgttacagtaatcgagacgaggcgtaacaaacacaTAGATAATGAtcccggcgtctttagtggacaaaatggagcgaattttagcgatattacggagatgaaagaaggccgttttagtaacgcttttaatgtgtgactcaaaggagtgTGGATGCTGTCTGCTCCACATTTCCCGTAAGTGTTCAGCATTTTGCTTTGTTTGGTCATAACCTGTCCGGTCACGGCACTTCCACATTGCTCTCGctttttgttcatttattaatAAATACCACTTTTACCTCACATTGGTACTTTGTTCGTCCCGAAGGTGCAGCGAAACAAGGAATGCAACAGGAagtagaaccaaaataagagcaccaaaATAGGAAATAGTAGCGAACAAGGTCAAAACTGCCATGCACTCTGGAGCTACTTAAACCTTCTCAGAATAATATGTTTAAAGTATCGTCTCTCTCCTTGTGTTATTGTTTTTGGAAGACAGGAAGGATGCCGCTGCTCAACTGTTCCCGAGCAAGTCTTTTCAGAACTGATTTCTTCAGTGATGCCGGGTGTCCAGACGCAGCGGTGCTGTGCGGAATGAACATCTCCTGGTTACTGGAGAACGCCACCGAGCAGGAAGTGGAGGAAATGTGCCTGAGTGAGGAGGAATATCTCGCCAGGCAACTCGGGCCATTGAGGTCCCCGGTTTTCCTCCCGGTCTGTGTCACCTACCTGGTCATCTTCCTGGTGGGCGTCCTGGGGAACGCCCTCACCTGCACGGTCATCCTGCGCTACAAGGCCATGCAGACGCCCACCAACTACTATCTGCTGAGCCTGGCCGTGTCGGACCTGATGGTGCTGCTGCTGGGCATGCCCCTGGAGCTCTACGAGATGTGGCAGAACTACCCCTTCCTGCTTGGCGAGGGAGGCTGCAACTTCAAGGTCTTCCTGTTCGAGACCGTCTGCTTCGCCTCCATCCTCAACGTGACGGCGCTCAGCGTGGAGCGCTACCTGGCGGTGGTGCACCCCCTGAAGGTCAGGCACATGACCACGTCCTCGCACGTCAAGAGGGTCATCTTGGTGCTGTGGTTGCTCTCCATGCTGTGCTCCGTGCCGAACACCAGCCTGCACGGGATCGCGGTTCTGCCGCCGAGGTTCGGACGACACTTCCCCCGCTCTGCCGTCTGCCGTACGTATAGAACTTCTCTTAAACTACTCAAAGTACGGTAAACCCAATCAtctactgcagtgtttttcatccttttatgagccaaggcatattttttGCGTCGAAAAACCCGAAGGCAcgcaatcattaaaaaaacgaaattcggttgacaagtaaaaagtcattgtcacaattgttggatatgactttaaaccacaaccaagcatgcatcgATGTAGCTCTTGTCATAaagttagggacggcgtggcgcagtggaagagtggccgtgcgcaacccgagggtcactggttcaaatcccacctagaaccaacctcgtcacgtccgttgtgtcctgagcaagacacttcacccttgctcctgatgggtgctggttggcgccttgcatggcagctccctccatcagtgtgtgaatgtgtgtgtgaatgggtaaatgtggaagtagtgtcaaagcgctttgagtaccttgaaggtagaaaagcgctatacaagtacaacccatttatcatttatttaaagttgatgtactgtcacgacctgtgacttattttgatttatttttttgctgttttcctgtgttgtagtgttttagttcttgtcttgggcTCCTATTTTGTGTCACAGTTCAACTAGCAGTGGAACAGAGGAACCCAATGATGCAGATGGAATTGCGAGTAAACTGTTCTTTACTTCACAAAAAGGAAAGTAAATACTTGAATCTAACAAAAAGGCACCGAGATAAAAAGAACTAAAGCTAAACCACAAACTAACTAAAACTCGGGTCgaagttgcaagacgtgcaaactacGAGGTACATACCACGCTGGATGGCACAGGGAATAGTCAAGCAGGTTTGAGGCAAAAATACAAGGAGTCTAGGAGTTTTCATCCAAACACAGTCAAGGAGTGGAAtagccgagtgccatccagctggccAGGTGCTGCTAAAATAGTGCTGGTGAAATTAGATCCAGCTGTGCACGCCCACAGGAAACACAGGAACTCTGAGGAAGACCAAACGTAAGAGACaggtctgctgcaccaacaagGGAAACTGAGCTTActaaccacaagatggcagcaggtggtgacgttttggtg includes:
- the LOC133544936 gene encoding neuromedin-U receptor 1-like — translated: MPLLNCSRASLFRTDFFSDAGCPDAAVLCGMNISWLLENATEQEVEEMCLSEEEYLARQLGPLRSPVFLPVCVTYLVIFLVGVLGNALTCTVILRYKAMQTPTNYYLLSLAVSDLMVLLLGMPLELYEMWQNYPFLLGEGGCNFKVFLFETVCFASILNVTALSVERYLAVVHPLKVRHMTTSSHVKRVILVLWLLSMLCSVPNTSLHGIAVLPPRFGRHFPRSAVCHLIKPKWMYNLIILISTLAFFILPMLIISILYLLIGLQLHRERMMTVVDDRCSFGPETLSRSHRLKLNKRNFQVTKMLCVLVIVFGFCWAPFHVDRLMWSYMDSTVERHVEIFEHVHVVSGVFFYLSSAINPILYNLMSTRFREMFSHITCFANPWPTQPSIEMTRRSLSRKTHGSSKWTLKQIALNREG